A part of Crassostrea angulata isolate pt1a10 chromosome 5, ASM2561291v2, whole genome shotgun sequence genomic DNA contains:
- the LOC128184265 gene encoding mucin-16-like: protein MNLNSNIRSLWRTVFLIPSLLLLCETASIGEKSPCNPTVDIVFMLDGQSSVSSRDFQKQKDFIRNILERHESPARAVQIGFVVCGNGNVSTSGFRSSTFDVLENVRKLEKPSSDKTPKRTDQCIRAINTVFSLGGREGVKKIAVLLIGEDNSWSDKATKAHVQEAKDNHVSILVITTGNKNFTRLHSLRNIASDDGKFFVLTSFKGLQPLSNDLSTGSCLPIALDFSAKKDKTTEAPATSPRQVSISDVRCRSSGISAFEKLIPFFGWIRVNCANNERVDLIKCECGTSQTIQTQGEDITTSSPSVTKPFKVLNNILNTAVKSALKTHSTVPHQTSTTSEAPVDPSPNKMTSSFQKTHSTTASTSFDTTVSKIKSTTYPDNSVIYQPKVSPKIDLSIFLPPDEKQNHTGEPKTDFQTLFNLLDFSNSSNTGSNNSSMLTDDSNINVNDTLEDKILNSAIISLLDKDMEETKKTFEKNLQSSVSVEEKQGKLPFKKHDAKQKSEQTPSAVLPLALPSSLTIIDTALKTMSNNTLLDEKQNTTKTNETNDSNTISSRKKLISLLQAENSIQTNIISFLKNTTATKSDILDNYTQPDPSSSNETVIEILPTESEVIKNSSKSALLIKLLNMENTLQSKLISLLNKENFFLGHADYDYPDLPTLPPLVPDSTTAAGPTGEHDSTTPSLENITVPSDVMDLFKSDSELESAIAILMHAKSAERSSGVDTHLPSTTPQMSQVEDVKTEPMASSPATTSSPPIITSVYPAVSSTRASVPLITASEVNSLKPSPTKSLPVVTTTLQIVRQQVQKLALPPLPRKQRQRIRFPLRRGNVKHRPRSSASSNMISKMEEKSKTNLSSQSKDALDATRLNVTRQKTKAVVSSGGQDLTSKVTPLPKTQSPSSLSKDLKGSKPPSLTVVLRKVVKKDMPLPTPKVDDKIKNGKITVF, encoded by the exons ATGAACCTGAATAGCAACATCAGATCTCTGTGGCGTACCGTCTTCTTGATCCCAAGTCTGCTGCTTCTATGTGAGACTGCAAGTATTGGAGAGAAAT cgCCTTGTAACCCTACTGTAGACATTGTATTTATGCTGGATGGTCAGTCTAGCGTCAGCTCCAGAGATTTCCAGAAACAGAAGGATTTCATCCGGAATATCTTGGAGAGACATGAATCCCCTGCTAGAGCCGTGCAG ATTGGCTTCGTTGTCTGTGGTAACGGTAATGTCAGCACGAGTGGATTCCGGTCCTCTACATTTGACGTGCTTGAAAATGTCAGAAAACTGGAGAAACCCTCTTCTGACAAGACACCTAAACGAACAGACCAATGCATCAGGGCCATTAACACCGTCTTCTCTCTTGGTGGCAGGGAAGGAGTGAAGAAAATCGCTGTCCTATTAATCGGCGAGGACAACTCCTGGAGCGATAAGGCAACCAAGGCCCACGTACAGGAAGCCAAGGATAACCACGTGTCCATACTTGTAATCACCACTGGCAACAAGAACTTTACCAGGCTACACTCTCTCCGAAACATCGCCAGTGACGACGGAAAATTCTTTGTGCTGACTTCCTTCAAAGGACTCCAACCGTTATCAAACGATCTCTCCACGGGGTCGTGTTTGC CCATTGCTCTTGATTTTTCCGCCAAAAAAGATAAGACAACTGAGGCACCAGCGACATCACCTAGGCAGGTTTCTATTTCAG ATGTTCGGTGTCGATCTAGTGGAATCTCAGCTTTTGAAAAGCTGATTCCATTTTTTGGTTGGATCAGAGTGAATTGCGCCAACAATGAGCGTGTTGATTTAATTAAATGCGAGTGTGGAACTAGTCAAACAATCCAGACACAAGGCGAGGATATAACTACATCCTCTCCCAGTGTAACCAAACCTTTTAAAGTCCTAAACAACATTCTAAACACAGCGGTAAAATCCGCCCTAAAGACGCATTCAACAGTGCCCCATCAGACTTCCACCACTTCAGAGGCCCCAGTTGATCCTTCCCCCAACAAAATGACAAGTTCTTTCCAAAAGACACATAGTACCACAGCATCTACATCATTTGACACCactgtttcaaaaataaaatctaccACTTATCCGGACAATTCAGTTATTTACCAACCAAAGGTCAGCCCTAAAATTGATTTGTCTATATTTTTGCCCCCAGATGAGAAACAAAATCACACAGGAGAACCAAAAAcagattttcaaactcttttcaaTCTTCTTGATTTTAGCAATTCTTCTAATACGGGTTCAAATAACTCTTCAATGCTTACGGATGACAGCAATATAAATGTTAACGATACTCTCGAGGATAAGATATTAAATTCAGCAATCATATCGTTACTTGATAAAGACATGGAAGAGACgaaaaaaacttttgagaaaaatcttCAGTCGTCTGTCTCAGTGGAAGAAAAGCAGGGTAAAttgccttttaaaaaacatgatgCGAAACAAAAATCGGAACAAACACCATCGGCAGTGTTACCTCTTGCTTTACCTTCCTCGCTAACCATCATTGATACCGCATTAAAAACTATGTCAAACAACACCCTTTTAGATGAAAAGCAAAACACCACCAAAACAAACGAAACTAATGATAGTAATACCATATCCTCACGaaagaaattaatttcattGCTTCAAGCTGAAAATTCGATACAAACTAATATCATATCTTTTCTGAAGAATACAACTGCCACTAAGTCGGATATTTTAGACAATTACACACAACCGGATCCATCTTCATCAAACGAAACTGTCATTGAGATTTTGCCCACGGAAAGTGAGGTGATAAAAAACTCTTCGAAGTCCGCTCTTCTGATCAAGTTGCTAAATATGGAAAACACACTTCAATCTAAGCTGATTTCGcttttgaataaagaaaactTTTTCCTGGGTCATGCGGATTATGATTATCCAGATCTGCCGACGCTTCCTCCTTTGGTTCCAGATTCTACCACCGCAGCAGGACCAACTGGTGAACACGATTCAACCACACCATCTCTAGAAAATATCACAGTTCCGAGTGATGTCATGGATTTATTCAAAAGTGACAGTGAATTAGAATCTGCAATCGCTATTTTAATGCACGCTAAGAGTGCGGAGCGATCTTCTGGTGTTGATACTCATCTTCCTAGTACTACGCCTCAAATGTCTCAAGTTGAAGATGTTAAGACCGAACCAATGGCTTCTTCACCAGCAACAACATCTTCTCCTCCTATAATCACGTCTGTATACCCAGCCGTGTCTTCTACAAGAGCTTCAGTACCCTTAATTACAGCATCTGAAGTGAACTCTTTAAAACCGTCTCCAACGAAAAGTTTACCGGTTGTCACTACAACGTTACAAATTGTCAGACAACAGGTTCAAAAGTTAGCTCTTCCTCCTCTACCGAGAAAACAGAGGCAGAGAATTAGATTTCCTTTGCGCAGAGGCAACGTAAAACATAGACCCCGCTCCTCTGCGTCATCTAACATGATTTCTAAAATGgaagaaaaatcaaagacaAACTTGTCGTCTCAATCAAAAGACGCTCTAGATGCAACAAGGTTGAATGTTACACGACAGAAGACGAAAGCAGTGGTGTCATCGGGTGGACAGGATTTAACATCCAAAGTGACACCATTGCCTAAAACTCAATCACCTTCGTCATTATCAAAAGACTTAAAAGGTAGCAAACCGCCTTCACTCACTGTTGTGCTTAGAAAAGTTGTGAAGAAAGACATGCCATTACCGACACCGAAAGTTgatgacaaaattaaaaatgggAAGATcactgtattttaa
- the LOC128184267 gene encoding terminal nucleotidyltransferase 5C-like, protein MECMNRFQVLCYEQVDRLNKVMEDVIPIHGRGNFPTLDVKLKDLVQVVRDKLKAEGVCVRDIRLNGGAASYIFGTDSVRSYNDVDLIFGVDLSRGSNHTELQKIKNCVLGCLVDFLPDGVNKEKMSSCSLKEAYVQKMVKVCNEHGDKWSLISLSNNKGKNVELKFVDKMKRQFEFSVDSFQIILDSLLTFYEISSAPMSERFYPTVVAESMYGDFLEAWHHLDNKLIATRNPEEIRGGGLLKYCFLLTRAYNPAEKVDIRAMERYMCSRFFIDFSDINQQRQKLESYLSNHFSDEEDLKHEYLMTLYRVVDESTICLMGHERRQTLNLIHQLACQVYMEQERRAQSKVLEMQQFDQLNNLTIDQVFFHGPFSVSNGTQYYNIMPNVFQMNQMNAPCPHCPPPPFLQCS, encoded by the coding sequence ATGGAATGTATGAACCGTTTTCAAGTTTTGTGCTATGAACAAGTTGACCGGCTGAATAAAGTGATGGAAGATGTTATTCCAATACATGGCCGCGGGAATTTTCCCACACTGGATGTCAAGCTCAAGGATTTAGTGCAGGTTGTTAGAGACAAACTGAAGGCAGAAGGGGTATGTGTTCGAGATATTCGCTTGAATGGGGGTGCTGCTAGCTATATTTTCGGAACGGACTCCGTCCGTTCGTACAATGATGTAGATTTGATATTCGGTGTTGATCTGTCCCGTGGTTCAAATCATACTGAGCTCCAGAAAATCAAGAACTGTGTTCTTGGATGCCTTGTTGACTTTCTCCCAGATGGAGTGAACAAAGAGAAAATGAGCAGCTGCAGTTTAAAGGAAGCATATGTTCAGAAAATGGTGAAAGTTTGCAATGAGCATGGCGACAAATGGAGCTTGATCTCTCTTTCGAACAACAAGGGAAAGAACGTGGAATTAAAGTTTGTGGATAAAATGAAAAGACAGTTTGAATTCAGTGTTGATTCTTTCCAGATTATTTTGGATAGCTTGCTTACTTTCTACGAAATTTCTTCAGCTCCCATGAGTGAACGCTTTTATCCCACAGTTGTCGCAGAGAGCATGTATGGAGATTTCTTGGAGGCATGGCACCATTTGGACAACAAGTTGATCGCAACCAGAAATCCGGAAGAAATCCGCGGAGGTGGTCTGTTGAAGTATTGTTTTCTTCTGACTAGAGCTTACAATCCTGCAGAAAAAGTGGACATTCGTGCAATGGAAAGATACATGTGTTCAAGGTTCTTCATCGACTTCAGTGATATAAATCAGCAACGCCAAAAGCTGGAATCGTACCTGAGCAATCATTTCAGTGATGAGGAGGACTTGAAACACGAGTATTTGATGACACTATATCGTGTGGTGGATGAAAGCACTATCTGCCTGATGGGACATGAGAGAAGACAAACTCTTAACCTTATTCACCAGTTAGCTTGCCAGGTCTATATGGAACAAGAGCGCAGGGCCCAAAGCAAAGTGCTGGAGATGCAGCAATTTGACCAATTGAACAATCTGACCATAGACCAAGTGTTTTTCCATGGTCCCTTCTCCGTCTCCAATGGCACACAGTATTACAACATTATGCCCAATGTGTTTCAGATGAATCAGATGAATGCCCCTTGTCCCCATTGCCCACCCCCGCCATTTCTTCAGTGCTCCTAA